The Papaver somniferum cultivar HN1 chromosome 3, ASM357369v1, whole genome shotgun sequence genome includes a region encoding these proteins:
- the LOC113361744 gene encoding uncharacterized protein LOC113361744 isoform X2: MVVGYTLMLQMPSAGAAISCASGEIQVQTKSVDRPTVYCYGCQDQCITQCKSQGREVSQVECNFWGTDQAICKCCCALPSSTPPPSKPIYWNQCPLGEKKRRYGDQASLLPGFPIWHNSSY, encoded by the exons ATGGTAGTAGGGTATACGTTGATGCTGC AGATGCCATCAGCTGGAGCAGCCATTTCGTGTGCCTCCGGGGAAATTCAAGTACAGACTAAATCAGTTGATCGTCCTACAGTTTACTGCTATGGTTGTCAAGACCAGTGCATAACCCAATGTAAGTCGCAAGGAAGAGAAGTATCTCAGGTTGAATGCAACTTTTGGGGTACGGATCAGGCCATATGCAAGTGCTGTTGTGCGTTACCATCCTCAACTCCACCACCCAGCAAACCCATCTATTGGAATCAATGTCCACTTGGAGAAAAGAAAAG GAGGTACGGTGACCAGGCAAGTCTGCTTCCAGGATTTCCAATTTGGCACAACAGTTCTTATTGA
- the LOC113361744 gene encoding uncharacterized protein LOC113361744 isoform X1, giving the protein MVVGYTLMLQMPSAGAAISCASGEIQVQTKSVDRPTVYCYGCQDQCITQCKSQGREVSQVECNFWGTDQAICKCCCALPSSTPPPSKPIYWNQCPLGEKKRFNLLRNSLIDCKLCVNNCKTKCDRVGGTVTRQVCFQDFQFGTTVLIDLLVCPCCCKINHSLPPSPPPQSPPPPPPCPCSGSGV; this is encoded by the exons ATGGTAGTAGGGTATACGTTGATGCTGC AGATGCCATCAGCTGGAGCAGCCATTTCGTGTGCCTCCGGGGAAATTCAAGTACAGACTAAATCAGTTGATCGTCCTACAGTTTACTGCTATGGTTGTCAAGACCAGTGCATAACCCAATGTAAGTCGCAAGGAAGAGAAGTATCTCAGGTTGAATGCAACTTTTGGGGTACGGATCAGGCCATATGCAAGTGCTGTTGTGCGTTACCATCCTCAACTCCACCACCCAGCAAACCCATCTATTGGAATCAATGTCCACTTGGAGAAAAGAAAAGGTTTAATCTGCTACGTAATTCATTGATTGATTGCAAACTTTGTGTTAACAATTGTAAAACTAAATGTGATCGCGTAGGAGGTACGGTGACCAGGCAAGTCTGCTTCCAGGATTTCCAATTTGGCACAACAGTTCTTATTGATCTACTTGTGTGCCCTTGTTGCTGCAAAATAAATCATTCACTTCCACCGTCACCCCCTCCACaatcaccacctccaccaccaccatgccCTTGTAGTGGAAGTGGTGTATGA